A single Acidobacteriota bacterium DNA region contains:
- the rfbD gene encoding dTDP-4-dehydrorhamnose reductase produces the protein MTLDASGAGGRAVVLGAAGQLGREVADELRRRGIDALAADRRRADLTDTEAIMALAARFGAAAVYNCAACTDVDGCETDPEAALEINGRAPARLAAALPRTCRLIHVSTDYVFDGRGRRPYREDDPTAPGTAYGRSKLDAEQAVADAGGLVVRTSWVFGPEGRNFVSAIAASLRRGEPLRVVSDQIGCPTYAPYLARALVDLHAAGAAGIVHYCNVPATSWHDFAIAIVDALGLNAEVEPIATADLPRPAVRPAYSVLDVARFESITNRRVEEWTSGLDDYFERLGQGKAEA, from the coding sequence GTGACCCTCGACGCCTCCGGCGCCGGCGGGCGGGCCGTGGTGCTCGGCGCCGCGGGTCAACTCGGAAGGGAGGTCGCCGACGAACTCCGGCGGCGAGGCATCGACGCGCTCGCCGCCGACCGGCGGCGCGCGGACCTCACCGACACGGAAGCGATCATGGCGCTGGCCGCCCGCTTCGGCGCCGCCGCCGTCTACAACTGCGCCGCCTGCACCGACGTCGACGGCTGCGAGACCGATCCCGAGGCCGCGCTGGAGATCAACGGCAGGGCACCCGCCCGGCTGGCGGCCGCCCTCCCGCGGACCTGCCGCCTGATCCACGTCTCGACCGACTACGTGTTCGACGGCCGCGGCCGGAGGCCCTACCGCGAAGACGACCCGACGGCGCCCGGCACCGCCTACGGACGCTCGAAGCTCGACGCCGAGCAGGCCGTGGCCGACGCGGGCGGACTCGTGGTCCGCACGAGCTGGGTGTTCGGGCCGGAGGGCAGGAACTTCGTCTCCGCGATCGCCGCCAGCCTCCGCCGCGGCGAGCCGCTCCGGGTCGTCTCCGACCAGATCGGCTGCCCGACCTACGCGCCCTACCTCGCCCGCGCTCTCGTCGATCTTCACGCGGCCGGCGCCGCCGGCATCGTCCACTACTGCAACGTACCCGCCACCTCCTGGCACGACTTCGCGATCGCCATCGTCGATGCCCTCGGCCTGAACGCCGAGGTGGAGCCGATCGCGACCGCCGACCTGCCCCGTCCCGCCGTCCGGCCGGCCTACTCGGTGCTTGATGTGGCCCGCTTCGAGTCCATCACCAATCGGCGGGTCGAAGAGTGGACGTCAGGCCTCGACGACTACTTCGAGCGACTCGGACAGGGGAAGGCGGAAGCGTGA
- a CDS encoding GDP-mannose 4,6-dehydratase yields the protein MTRVLVTGAEGFVGGRLVPRLVSRGAAVIACHAPGMAISNDDDTGARVPVEQVALDIRDRDTVDRVFRDTAPDAVVHLAGLSDVQASWRRIDDYYRVNVEGSGNIVSAARDLSATCRLVVASSAEVYGPVPEAELPVRETRGLEPGSPYAVTKAAAERLSLPLGAIVVRSFNLIGPGQGANFALPSFATQLAAIGAGREEPVLHVGNLTPRRDFVHVDDGADAYTLLVERGEPGNVYNVARGEAIELEAALTRLIRLSGLEVEIRQDPDRIRPADVPVMCGDASRLRALGWRPKRSFDQALEAIWEDARRRLP from the coding sequence GTGACGCGCGTCCTGGTCACCGGCGCCGAGGGGTTCGTCGGCGGCCGCCTGGTACCGCGACTGGTCTCACGGGGGGCCGCCGTCATCGCCTGCCATGCCCCGGGGATGGCCATCTCCAACGACGACGACACCGGCGCTCGCGTCCCGGTCGAGCAGGTCGCCCTCGACATCCGCGATCGCGACACGGTCGACCGCGTGTTCAGGGATACGGCGCCGGATGCGGTCGTCCACCTGGCGGGCCTGTCCGACGTACAGGCCTCCTGGCGGCGAATCGACGACTACTACCGGGTCAACGTCGAGGGCTCCGGGAACATCGTCTCCGCGGCACGTGACCTGTCCGCAACGTGCCGCCTGGTCGTCGCCTCGAGCGCCGAGGTTTATGGTCCGGTGCCGGAAGCGGAACTGCCGGTGCGCGAGACCCGCGGCCTCGAACCGGGCTCGCCATACGCGGTGACGAAGGCCGCGGCCGAACGACTGAGCCTTCCCCTGGGAGCCATCGTGGTCCGTTCCTTCAACCTGATCGGGCCCGGACAGGGCGCCAACTTCGCGCTCCCGTCGTTCGCAACCCAGCTCGCGGCGATCGGAGCGGGCCGCGAGGAACCCGTGCTTCACGTAGGCAATCTGACCCCGCGGCGGGACTTCGTTCATGTCGACGACGGCGCCGATGCCTACACGCTCCTGGTCGAGCGCGGCGAACCGGGAAACGTCTACAACGTCGCCCGGGGGGAGGCGATCGAACTCGAGGCGGCACTCACACGACTCATCCGGCTGAGCGGCCTGGAGGTCGAGATCCGGCAGGACCCGGACCGCATCAGACCCGCGGACGTTCCCGTGATGTGCGGCGACGCCAGCCGCCTGCGCGCTCTGGGCTGGCGCCCGAAACGCAGCTTCGATCAGGCCCTGGAGGCGATCTGGGAGGACGCCCGCCGCAGGCTCCCCTAG
- a CDS encoding methylated-DNA--[protein]-cysteine S-methyltransferase, producing the protein MTPVVHELASRAGARAGAPAWPAPRGAEPLRVLVASPLGSLGLEFIGRLITRLVIAPKGAEKALFTSLGSVETTDFVDEALGRLSEYFAGARRNLDLPYDLDRTGIDALSRRIFEETARIPYGTTRTYRNVATSSGQAGAYRLIRSRLMANPLPILVPCHRVVPRRSGPGSYIGGEKRKAHLLALERKHAED; encoded by the coding sequence ATGACTCCCGTGGTGCATGAACTCGCGAGCCGTGCCGGGGCGCGCGCCGGTGCGCCCGCCTGGCCCGCGCCGCGCGGCGCCGAGCCCTTGCGAGTGCTGGTTGCCTCGCCGCTCGGTTCTCTGGGGCTGGAGTTCATCGGTCGGCTGATCACCCGGTTGGTCATCGCGCCGAAGGGCGCCGAGAAGGCGCTGTTCACTTCCCTGGGGTCGGTGGAGACAACCGACTTCGTGGACGAGGCTCTGGGCCGCCTGTCGGAGTACTTCGCCGGCGCGCGGCGGAACCTCGATCTGCCTTACGACCTCGATCGGACCGGGATCGATGCCCTGTCCCGGCGCATCTTCGAGGAGACGGCCCGGATTCCCTACGGGACTACGCGCACGTACCGCAACGTGGCCACCTCATCGGGTCAGGCGGGTGCCTACCGCCTGATCCGTTCCAGGCTGATGGCCAACCCGTTGCCGATCCTCGTTCCGTGCCACCGGGTGGTGCCGCGCCGGAGCGGTCCCGGGTCCTACATCGGCGGGGAGAAGCGCAAGGCGCACCTGCTCGCCCTGGAACGCAAGCACGCCGAGGACTAG
- a CDS encoding PEGA domain-containing protein has translation MVLPLAALLGLGLAGGAEAAAGGHAGTVPVVRTLAVQAPVAVEAGDRGRRGGGDRKGRRSRTYVRPYYGSFGWYGGFGSFWPYAWSPYYYGYGPYGWGAGPVGYADAGALDINTRPKKASVYVDGELVGRADGFDGFPRYLWLRDGSYRIAIFMEGYETLERRIRVQPGVVIRIDEDLVPGTAERPRPAPPRPARAPAAPEGESWRVENRGRPIEQDQRQDPARLRVEVEPADAVVYLDGRLLGSGADLASLHSALIVDAGAHRLEVTRPGYVAEVRAFEAARGEDVALRIVLREE, from the coding sequence ATGGTCCTGCCCCTGGCCGCTCTGCTGGGCCTCGGCCTGGCGGGCGGCGCGGAAGCCGCCGCCGGCGGACATGCCGGTACGGTGCCGGTCGTTCGAACCCTCGCGGTTCAGGCCCCCGTCGCGGTCGAGGCTGGCGATCGGGGTCGGCGCGGGGGCGGCGACCGCAAGGGCCGTCGTTCCCGGACCTACGTGCGACCGTACTACGGGTCGTTCGGCTGGTACGGCGGTTTCGGTTCCTTCTGGCCCTACGCCTGGTCGCCGTACTACTACGGCTACGGACCCTACGGCTGGGGCGCGGGACCGGTCGGCTATGCGGACGCCGGTGCGCTCGACATCAACACCCGGCCCAAGAAGGCCTCGGTCTACGTCGACGGCGAACTGGTCGGGCGGGCCGACGGCTTCGACGGCTTCCCGCGCTACCTCTGGTTGCGCGACGGCAGCTACCGGATCGCGATCTTCATGGAGGGCTACGAGACCCTCGAGCGCCGGATCCGCGTGCAACCGGGTGTGGTCATCCGGATCGACGAGGATCTCGTCCCGGGGACCGCGGAACGGCCGCGGCCCGCGCCGCCGAGGCCGGCCCGGGCGCCCGCGGCGCCGGAGGGCGAGTCGTGGAGGGTCGAGAACCGCGGCCGTCCGATCGAGCAGGACCAGCGGCAGGACCCGGCCCGGCTGCGGGTGGAGGTCGAACCCGCCGACGCCGTCGTCTACCTGGACGGCCGTCTGCTGGGGAGCGGCGCGGATCTGGCGAGTCTCCACTCGGCGCTGATCGTCGATGCAGGCGCCCACCGGCTGGAGGTGACGCGTCCCGGCTACGTAGCCGAAGTACGGGCGTTCGAAGCCGCGCGGGGAGAGGACGTGGCCCTGCGCATCGTGCTCCGGGAGGAGTGA
- a CDS encoding glycosyltransferase family 2 protein, whose translation MTGSPDWSIVIPTFDRLPALEEVLEALDDQDGPGFEILVVNDGSTDGTGSWLDERAAGRNACEPELRILHQENQGPAVARNRGVAAARGRWVAFLGDDTVPASGWLAAHHHAQEEPLARSIREEGGCVGVIGRTDWHPRMRRTPFLDYINENGLQFGFALIENEDDVPFNFFYTSNLSIDREAMAAEPFDAAFPFAAWEDIEAGYRLAARGLRLLYRPDARVAHDHPTGLRRFAKRQYRAGYSAVVFFRRHEQLGPFLGFRDGEPPPVGGLRGRAGQWLQERLARTLQGLPVRLPRLWENTMRYHYLEGLRNGWSDGVGLDRGGVS comes from the coding sequence GTGACCGGGTCGCCGGACTGGAGCATCGTGATACCGACGTTCGACCGCTTGCCGGCCCTGGAGGAAGTCCTTGAGGCCCTGGACGACCAGGACGGGCCGGGATTCGAGATCCTCGTGGTCAACGACGGCAGCACGGACGGAACCGGGTCCTGGCTCGATGAACGCGCCGCGGGAAGGAACGCCTGTGAGCCGGAGTTGCGGATCCTTCATCAGGAGAACCAGGGACCCGCCGTGGCCCGAAACCGCGGTGTCGCGGCGGCCCGCGGCCGTTGGGTGGCCTTCCTCGGGGACGACACCGTCCCCGCTTCGGGATGGTTGGCGGCGCACCACCACGCCCAGGAGGAGCCGCTGGCGCGGTCGATTCGCGAGGAGGGCGGTTGCGTCGGCGTCATCGGACGAACCGACTGGCACCCGCGCATGCGGCGTACGCCCTTCCTCGACTACATCAACGAGAACGGGCTGCAATTCGGCTTCGCCCTGATCGAGAACGAGGACGACGTGCCGTTCAACTTCTTCTACACGTCGAACCTCTCGATCGACCGCGAGGCGATGGCGGCGGAACCCTTCGACGCGGCGTTTCCGTTCGCCGCCTGGGAGGACATCGAAGCCGGATACCGCCTGGCCGCACGCGGCTTGCGCCTCCTGTACCGGCCGGATGCCCGCGTCGCTCACGACCATCCGACCGGTCTTCGGCGGTTCGCGAAGCGGCAGTACCGCGCCGGGTATTCCGCGGTGGTCTTCTTCCGGCGGCATGAACAGCTCGGCCCCTTCCTGGGGTTCCGCGACGGCGAGCCGCCTCCGGTCGGCGGCCTTCGCGGTCGGGCTGGCCAGTGGCTGCAGGAACGATTGGCGCGGACGTTGCAGGGACTACCTGTCAGGTTGCCCCGGCTGTGGGAGAACACGATGCGATATCACTATCTGGAAGGTCTCAGAAACGGCTGGTCCGACGGCGTCGGCCTGGACCGGGGAGGTGTGTCGTGA
- a CDS encoding glycosyltransferase family 2 protein — protein sequence MSDGGSGGGGHGLRVDSVDILVVSWNGRRHLETLLPALAAQRDPGAVVGIRLFDNGSTDGTAAWVGAEHPEVEVVEHPVNLGFSAANNRLAEGSSADALVLVNNDTRPRPDWLSELVAALRASPPDVAALSGCIVDWEGERLDFGRGVMAFDGHAFQLDYGRLLEEVEIPAEGTELLFPCGGNMIARRDAFRAAGGFDESYFAYLEDVDLGWRFWSGGERVLSAPRAVVHHRSKATSDLLGNANRGLLFERNAYFTAFKNYDAELWPQLMPAVQLTLLARTQHLLTRCNPNGDVLALDPFPTAGEASEAVSGDRSAAPRTNPGAAPRGLWQRARDVVALRTRLRRLARRLGGVPAGAPAVVDDQTVAQVRALSAIVRGLDGASERRRQVQARRRRSDREILERFPLYVVPTYPGDEELFASAGFESLWPEDLTPLRRLLDDVMEVER from the coding sequence ATGAGCGACGGGGGTTCCGGCGGAGGCGGCCATGGCCTGCGGGTAGACAGCGTCGACATCCTGGTGGTGAGCTGGAACGGCCGCCGCCACCTGGAGACGCTGCTGCCGGCGCTCGCAGCGCAGCGCGATCCCGGCGCCGTGGTTGGGATCCGGCTGTTCGACAACGGGTCGACGGACGGGACGGCGGCCTGGGTCGGCGCCGAACACCCGGAGGTCGAAGTCGTCGAGCATCCGGTCAACCTCGGCTTCTCCGCCGCGAACAACCGGCTCGCGGAGGGCAGTTCGGCCGACGCGCTGGTGCTGGTCAACAACGACACGCGGCCGCGGCCGGACTGGCTCTCCGAACTCGTCGCGGCGCTGCGGGCGTCGCCTCCGGATGTGGCCGCGCTGTCCGGCTGCATCGTCGACTGGGAGGGGGAGCGCCTGGACTTCGGACGCGGCGTCATGGCCTTCGACGGTCACGCCTTCCAGCTCGACTACGGCCGCCTCCTGGAGGAGGTGGAGATCCCGGCCGAAGGCACCGAGCTGCTCTTTCCCTGCGGCGGCAACATGATCGCGCGCCGCGACGCCTTTCGTGCGGCCGGGGGCTTCGACGAGAGCTACTTCGCGTACCTCGAGGACGTCGATCTCGGGTGGCGGTTCTGGTCGGGGGGCGAACGGGTGCTGTCGGCGCCGCGGGCCGTCGTCCACCACCGTTCGAAGGCGACGAGCGATCTGCTGGGCAACGCCAACCGGGGCCTGCTGTTCGAGCGCAACGCCTACTTCACCGCCTTCAAGAACTACGACGCCGAGCTTTGGCCGCAACTAATGCCGGCGGTCCAGTTGACGCTGCTCGCCCGTACGCAGCACCTGCTCACCCGCTGCAATCCGAACGGCGACGTACTGGCGCTCGATCCCTTCCCCACGGCTGGGGAGGCGAGCGAGGCTGTCTCCGGCGACCGGAGCGCGGCGCCGCGGACCAACCCGGGCGCGGCTCCGCGCGGTCTCTGGCAGCGGGCGCGCGACGTCGTTGCCCTGCGGACCCGCCTGAGAAGGCTCGCCCGCCGTCTTGGCGGCGTGCCCGCCGGGGCACCGGCCGTCGTCGATGACCAGACCGTGGCTCAGGTGCGGGCGCTGTCGGCGATCGTCCGCGGCCTGGACGGCGCCTCGGAGCGGCGGCGTCAGGTGCAGGCCCGGCGGCGGCGGTCCGACCGCGAGATCCTGGAGCGCTTTCCGCTGTACGTGGTGCCGACCTATCCCGGCGACGAAGAGCTGTTCGCTAGCGCAGGCTTCGAGTCCCTGTGGCCGGAGGACCTGACGCCGCTTCGCCGGCTGCTGGACGACGTGATGGAGGTGGAGCGGTGA
- a CDS encoding glycosyltransferase family 4 protein: MTRVGLVCSEALGERAAGIGIRYLEMARRLPGFGFEVALVSPWRTGEPPDVPAGSVAARRFNSAPLPELLRDCDAVVAQGQLANDVLHQLPDLPAVIDLYDPFLVENLTHLETLGLDPYRNDHRSWVHQLSRGDFFLCSSPEQRAYYLGFLTALGRVNPHRYRDDPCLSGLIAEAPLGVPDPLPEHRPLLPPRADGERRVLFGGLYDWYDPEPLLEAFAALSEPNARLLFVRQPPGAQAPQRLLAEVEARSRREDPNRIGFLDWVPFERRYDLLRDVDALAACHRPGLETDLSLRTRFLDALAVGCPVLTTEGGTVPRLLREWDAGLVVPCGDVEALRAGLADLVAGGGKVEERARRGRERTLVDYSWERTLAPLVAFLSSAHVDPTKAGFAFRPETAAPADEPGFRLRRWLRRRLAGSLPAGGP, translated from the coding sequence GTGACTCGGGTCGGTCTGGTCTGCAGCGAGGCGCTCGGGGAGCGCGCCGCCGGCATCGGCATCCGCTACCTGGAGATGGCGCGGCGGTTGCCCGGATTCGGATTCGAGGTCGCCCTGGTTTCGCCCTGGCGCACGGGCGAGCCGCCGGACGTGCCGGCCGGGTCGGTCGCGGCGCGCCGGTTCAACTCCGCGCCGCTGCCGGAGCTGTTGAGGGACTGCGACGCGGTCGTCGCCCAGGGACAGTTGGCGAACGACGTGCTCCACCAGTTGCCCGATCTGCCCGCAGTGATCGATCTTTACGACCCCTTTCTGGTCGAGAACCTGACCCATCTCGAGACGCTGGGGCTCGACCCTTACCGGAACGATCACCGGAGCTGGGTCCACCAACTGTCCCGCGGCGACTTCTTCCTCTGTTCCTCGCCTGAGCAGCGCGCCTACTACCTCGGCTTCCTGACCGCTCTCGGACGGGTGAACCCGCATCGCTACCGGGACGATCCGTGCCTGTCCGGGCTGATCGCCGAGGCGCCGCTGGGCGTGCCGGACCCGTTGCCCGAACACCGGCCGCTGTTGCCGCCGCGCGCGGACGGCGAGCGCCGCGTGCTGTTCGGCGGGCTGTACGACTGGTACGACCCGGAGCCTCTTCTCGAGGCGTTCGCCGCCTTGTCCGAACCGAACGCGAGACTTCTGTTCGTGAGGCAGCCGCCCGGGGCCCAGGCGCCTCAGCGGCTGCTGGCGGAGGTGGAAGCGCGCAGCCGGAGGGAAGATCCGAATCGCATCGGCTTTCTCGACTGGGTGCCCTTCGAACGCCGCTACGACCTGTTGCGGGACGTCGACGCATTGGCCGCCTGCCACCGGCCGGGGCTGGAGACCGACCTGTCCCTGCGCACGCGGTTTCTCGATGCGCTCGCCGTCGGCTGCCCGGTGCTCACCACGGAGGGCGGAACCGTGCCGCGGCTGCTGCGGGAGTGGGACGCGGGGCTCGTCGTTCCCTGCGGCGACGTCGAGGCGCTCCGGGCGGGCCTCGCCGACTTGGTCGCGGGCGGCGGCAAGGTCGAAGAGCGGGCGCGCCGGGGCCGTGAGCGGACGCTGGTCGACTACTCCTGGGAGCGCACGCTGGCCCCGCTGGTGGCCTTCCTTTCGTCCGCGCACGTCGATCCGACCAAGGCCGGGTTTGCGTTCCGGCCGGAGACGGCGGCGCCGGCCGACGAACCGGGATTCCGCCTGCGGCGCTGGCTGCGGCGCCGGTTGGCTGGCTCGCTCCCGGCAGGCGGACCATGA
- a CDS encoding PIG-L family deacetylase produces MRAERERPQPPTVPGSVVARRVLVLAPHYDDEVLGCGGLLLQLAASEAEIVCAFLSDGSGGAEGPPEGLSGEQYSALRRVESEAAAADLGVARVEHVGHRESLPDGGLVSSVGELTGQIGALLDDFRPDLVLVPSPLEVTTDHQATFRALHEALIDRRMQGVDGSSSAALPDDSSLESLPIQILCYEVNHPFYPDLLVDVSAEVDGISAAMSHYRSQQERHDYLESCLGLRRFRAHSLPRDCRFVEGYCQLKASDFTTRSPAQLIAHLGGAPALVEVDSPRRVSIVVRTFNRPRRLAEALESLARSTYRNVEAVLVNDGGRPPVVSEDFPFALRRVDHESNRGRAAAAQSGVEAATGDCIGFLDDDDLLAPEHLESLTAMLRGDVDVAYSDAAVVSYEPSVDGWRESSRGLPYSRDFDRGILLLDNYIPFHTVLMTREALERAGSFDLGLPAFEDWDLLIRLSRRSTFVHLSRTTCEYRHFLGGSDDRSSGGHALGGAAAERQDFEALKARVMAKYADELEPDVLAGAVIRMRREAVLAAEAARAMLRETRATLRETRAMLHETRGELELVQASNRARGAEVERLHDRERDLMAEIEKMKATRAWRLHEALQSLRGSG; encoded by the coding sequence ATGCGGGCTGAACGCGAGCGGCCGCAGCCGCCGACCGTGCCGGGCTCGGTGGTCGCCCGGCGGGTTCTCGTCCTGGCGCCTCACTACGACGACGAGGTGCTCGGCTGCGGCGGGCTGCTGCTGCAGCTCGCCGCCAGCGAGGCGGAAATCGTGTGCGCCTTCCTGAGCGACGGATCGGGAGGCGCCGAAGGACCGCCGGAAGGACTGAGCGGAGAGCAGTACTCGGCGTTGCGGCGGGTCGAATCGGAGGCAGCCGCCGCGGACCTCGGCGTTGCCCGCGTCGAGCACGTCGGCCATCGTGAGAGCCTGCCGGACGGTGGCCTGGTCTCTTCGGTGGGCGAACTGACCGGGCAGATCGGGGCCTTGCTCGACGACTTCCGGCCGGATCTGGTCCTCGTCCCTTCGCCGCTCGAAGTGACTACGGATCACCAGGCCACGTTCCGAGCCCTCCACGAGGCGTTGATCGACCGCCGCATGCAAGGGGTGGATGGGAGTTCTTCGGCGGCGTTGCCGGACGACTCCTCGCTCGAGAGCCTGCCAATCCAGATCCTCTGTTACGAGGTAAACCACCCCTTCTACCCGGATCTCCTGGTGGACGTCTCCGCCGAGGTCGACGGAATCTCCGCGGCGATGTCCCACTATCGGAGCCAGCAGGAGCGGCACGACTACCTCGAATCGTGCCTTGGCCTGCGGCGCTTCCGAGCGCACAGCCTGCCGCGGGACTGCCGGTTCGTTGAGGGCTACTGCCAGTTGAAGGCCAGCGACTTCACCACCCGGAGTCCGGCCCAACTGATAGCCCATCTGGGCGGAGCGCCGGCGCTGGTCGAAGTGGATTCGCCCCGCCGGGTCTCGATCGTGGTGCGCACGTTCAACCGGCCGCGCCGGCTGGCCGAGGCTCTGGAGAGCCTGGCGCGGAGCACCTACCGTAACGTCGAGGCGGTGCTGGTGAACGACGGTGGCCGCCCGCCCGTGGTGTCGGAGGACTTCCCCTTCGCGCTGCGTCGCGTCGACCACGAGAGCAACCGAGGGCGCGCCGCGGCGGCGCAGTCCGGCGTCGAGGCGGCAACCGGAGACTGCATCGGGTTTCTTGACGACGACGACCTGTTGGCGCCGGAGCACCTGGAGAGCCTGACCGCCATGCTTCGAGGCGATGTTGACGTCGCCTACAGCGACGCCGCCGTGGTCAGCTACGAGCCGAGCGTTGACGGCTGGAGAGAGTCGAGCCGGGGCCTGCCGTACAGCCGGGACTTTGATCGCGGGATCCTCCTGCTCGACAACTACATTCCCTTTCACACGGTACTGATGACCAGGGAGGCCCTGGAGCGGGCCGGTTCGTTCGACCTCGGGCTGCCGGCGTTCGAGGACTGGGACCTGTTGATCCGGCTGTCGCGGAGGTCGACCTTCGTCCACCTGTCGCGGACGACGTGTGAGTACCGGCACTTCCTGGGTGGGAGCGACGACAGGTCGTCCGGAGGGCATGCCCTGGGCGGAGCGGCCGCCGAGCGACAGGACTTCGAGGCGTTGAAGGCCCGGGTGATGGCCAAGTACGCGGATGAACTCGAGCCGGATGTGTTGGCGGGCGCCGTGATCCGGATGCGGCGCGAAGCGGTGCTGGCGGCTGAGGCGGCGCGCGCGATGCTGCGCGAAACACGGGCGACACTGCGCGAAACGCGGGCGATGTTGCACGAGACGCGAGGGGAGCTCGAACTCGTCCAGGCCTCGAACCGGGCCCGCGGGGCGGAGGTCGAGCGTCTTCACGACCGCGAACGCGATCTCATGGCCGAGATCGAGAAGATGAAGGCCACTCGGGCCTGGCGGCTGCACGAAGCCCTGCAATCCCTGCGCGGTTCCGGGTGA
- a CDS encoding arginine--tRNA ligase has translation MLQRERTLVAGALRTALSRAFGLAHDPVVEVPPQRRLGDLASPCALHLARELRQAPRAIAERLVECLELPEGFDRVTVEGPGYVNFHFARSRFAAVMIDAVPVTESGATDAPAKVIVEHTNINPNKAAHIGHLRNAVLGDVLSRALRRLGQPTEVQNYIDDTGVQVADVVVGFLDLRGCSVADIDALPEPFDYVCWDLYSEVGRWYEGDSQRLELRRRTLHALEAGEGRRAEAGRLVARRIVVRHLATMARIDIDYDLLTRESEILRLDFFVAAFEQLKETGAVRFEESGKNAGCWVMPLADSEEFQGLEDPDKVIVRSDGTVTYVGKDIAYQLWKFGLLGRDFEYAPFRDTTRRGGPLWETAPAEPDAGDGKRRPDFGTGARVINVIDARQAYLQRIVRAGLEALGHEDEARDSIHFAYEMVALSAKTAERLGFAGDSQLEMSGRKGIGVKADDLLDQLEAKSRDEIMERRGPDGNDRHDEAASEDIGVLARQIAVAALRFFMARATTTRVIAFDIDDATSFEGESGPYLQYSIVRARNIRRRLREEGLAQEVPGSRVATLPADVWSDDLWDLVLFASQCQEVVERAAATLELSLIARHAVDLAQKFHAIYHRHPILHEQDADLRDARLAVTQVFERSLEALAEILGVPLPERM, from the coding sequence ATGCTGCAGCGCGAAAGAACCCTCGTCGCCGGCGCGCTGCGGACCGCCCTCTCGCGAGCCTTCGGCCTCGCTCACGATCCGGTGGTCGAGGTGCCGCCCCAGCGCCGCCTCGGCGACCTCGCGAGTCCCTGCGCCCTGCACCTCGCGCGGGAGCTGCGTCAGGCGCCGCGGGCGATCGCGGAGCGCCTCGTCGAGTGCCTCGAGCTGCCGGAGGGTTTCGATCGGGTGACGGTCGAAGGCCCGGGCTACGTGAACTTCCACTTCGCCAGGAGCCGGTTCGCGGCCGTGATGATCGACGCGGTTCCGGTGACGGAGTCCGGGGCCACCGACGCGCCGGCCAAGGTGATCGTCGAGCACACGAACATCAATCCGAACAAGGCGGCGCACATCGGCCACCTGCGCAACGCCGTGCTCGGCGACGTTCTCTCGCGCGCGCTCCGCCGACTCGGTCAGCCGACCGAGGTCCAGAACTACATCGACGACACCGGCGTGCAGGTCGCCGACGTCGTCGTCGGCTTCCTCGACCTGCGCGGCTGCTCCGTCGCCGACATCGACGCCCTGCCCGAGCCGTTCGACTACGTCTGCTGGGACCTCTACAGCGAGGTCGGTCGCTGGTACGAAGGCGATTCGCAGCGGCTTGAACTCCGCCGGCGCACTCTCCACGCACTGGAAGCGGGAGAGGGCCGCCGGGCCGAGGCCGGCCGGCTGGTCGCCCGGCGAATCGTCGTGCGGCATCTCGCCACGATGGCCCGCATCGACATCGACTACGACCTGCTGACCCGCGAGAGCGAGATCCTACGTCTCGATTTCTTCGTCGCCGCCTTCGAACAGTTGAAGGAGACGGGCGCCGTCCGGTTCGAAGAGAGCGGCAAGAACGCCGGCTGCTGGGTCATGCCGCTGGCCGACAGCGAGGAGTTCCAGGGGCTGGAGGACCCCGACAAGGTGATCGTCCGCTCCGACGGCACGGTGACCTACGTCGGCAAGGACATCGCCTACCAGCTCTGGAAGTTCGGCCTGCTGGGCCGCGACTTCGAGTACGCCCCCTTCCGGGATACAACCCGCCGCGGCGGTCCTCTCTGGGAGACCGCGCCGGCAGAACCGGATGCCGGCGACGGAAAGCGGCGTCCCGACTTCGGAACGGGCGCCCGCGTGATCAACGTGATCGACGCCCGGCAGGCCTACCTGCAGCGCATCGTCCGCGCCGGCCTGGAAGCGCTCGGACACGAGGACGAGGCCCGGGACAGCATCCACTTCGCCTACGAGATGGTCGCCCTGTCGGCGAAGACTGCGGAGCGTCTCGGATTCGCCGGCGACTCGCAGCTCGAGATGTCTGGCCGCAAGGGCATCGGCGTCAAGGCGGACGACCTGCTCGACCAGCTGGAGGCGAAGAGCCGGGACGAGATCATGGAGCGGCGCGGCCCCGACGGCAACGACCGCCACGACGAGGCGGCCAGCGAGGACATAGGCGTCCTGGCGCGCCAGATCGCGGTCGCCGCGCTCCGCTTTTTCATGGCCCGCGCCACGACCACGCGCGTGATCGCCTTCGACATCGACGACGCCACCTCGTTCGAAGGCGAGTCAGGCCCCTATCTCCAGTACTCCATCGTGCGCGCCAGGAACATCCGCCGACGCCTGCGTGAAGAAGGGCTGGCGCAGGAGGTCCCCGGGAGCCGCGTCGCGACGCTGCCCGCCGACGTCTGGTCCGACGACCTTTGGGACCTCGTGCTGTTCGCGTCGCAGTGCCAGGAAGTCGTCGAGCGGGCGGCGGCGACGCTCGAGCTCTCCCTCATCGCCCGGCACGCCGTCGACCTGGCGCAGAAGTTCCACGCGATCTACCACCGTCATCCCATCCTGCACGAACAGGACGCGGACCTCCGGGACGCACGCCTCGCTGTAACCCAGGTCTTCGAGCGATCGCTGGAAGCCCTCGCGGAGATTCTGGGCGTGCCGCTGCCCGAGCGGATGTAG